A genomic stretch from Malus domestica chromosome 15, GDT2T_hap1 includes:
- the LOC103400019 gene encoding class V chitinase: protein MSSKTTTLPLLLSALLFLIQLNVSAGQAAVKGAYWYWDSGLPASSIDSTLFTHLFCAFADLNVDTYQVTVSSSNQAQFSSFTQTVQQNNPSVKTLLSIGGGGGAALADTFAAMASQPDRRKSFIDSSISLARSYNFHGLDVDWEYPSTTTHMTNFGTLLTELRAAVANESQTSGNTAFLLTAAVHRSADYYTINYPFESISNSLDWINVMAYDFYGSAWESSRANTGPPAALYNATASQINGNAGITSWIGAGVAANKIVLGLPFYGYAWRLVNADDHGLFAPADGPANAGTDGSMVYHQIRDFISQNAAETVYNATVVTNYCYSGTTWIGYDDTESISAKVSYAKEEALLGYFAWQVSGDDSNWALSQTASTTWG from the exons ATGTCTTCCAAAACTACAACCCTTCCATTACTCCTTTCCGCCCTCCTTTTCCTTATCCAACTCAATGTCTCCGCCGGCCAAGCCGCGGTCAAGGGCGCCTACTGGTATTGGGACAGTGGACTTCCAGCCTCCAGCATAGATTCCACCCTCTTCACTCATCTTTTCTGTGCATTTGCTGACCTCAACGTCGACACGTACCAAGTCACAGTTTCTTCCTCTAACCAAGCACAATTCtcaagcttcacccaaacagtcCAACAAAACAACCCTTCTGTCAAAACCCTCTTGTCCATTGGAGGTGGTGGCGGTGCTGCCCTTGCAGACACATTCGCTGCAATGGCGAGCCAACCCGACCGGCGTAAGTCATTCATCGATTCCTCCATCAGTCTAGCTAGGTCATACAACTTCCACGGCCTCGACGTTGATTGGgaatatccatccaccaccactcACATGACCAACTTCGGCACCCTTCTCACCGAATTGCGTGCAGCCGTGGCCAATGAGTCGCAGACATCTGGGAACACGGCATTCCTTTTAACCGCAGCTGTACATCGCTCAGCGGATTACTACACCATAAATTACCCCTTTGAGTCCATATCAAACAGTCTGGACTGGATCAACGTTATGGCTTACGACTTCTATGGCTCTGCCTGGGAGTCAAGCAGAGCCAACACTGGCCCACCTGCTGCGTTATACAATGCCACAGCTAGCCAAATTAACGGGAATGCCGGGATCACATCTTGGATTGGGGCAGGTGTGGCTGCCAACAAGATAGTCCTAGGCCTTCCGTTTTATGGCTACGCTTGGCGCTTGGTCAACGCCGATGACCATGGACTTTTTGCTCCGGCTGATGGACCGGCTAATGCCGGGACAGATGGGAGCATGGTTTACCACCAGATAAGGGATTTTATAAGCCAGAATGCGGCAGAGACGGTGTACAATGCGACGGTTGTAACAAACTATTGCTACTCCGGGACTACATGGATTGGGTACGATGATACGGAGAGTATCTCTGCCAAGGTTTCATATGCTAAGGAAGAGGCACTTCTTGGATACTTTGCTTGGCAAGTCAGTGGTGACGACAGCAATTGGGCTCTTTCTCAAACAG CTTCAACTACTTGGGGATGA